CGGTAATTGTCTAACCCTTTCTTCTTTTTCCCTTCGTTTCCTCGCTTGTTTTTTCTTGACACTATCATCCTGCATGGATCACACCACTGATCCAGTTGCATCAAGCCCGTTTACCACAGCCCCTGGAATCCAATTAACACAGACGGGAGAGGCATCTCAAATTGGCTGGCTGCAATCCGGCAACGTGATTGCCTATAATGCACTTACGCTGGATGGGTCCATGATGGCTGGGACCGTAAAAAGCGTCAATTGTGATTCAAAAATGATAACCGTCTTGGATGCAACAAGGCGGGACTTCAATCAATTTCAGACTGCAGGGGACTCGGTCTTTTATGTGACATTGAACCTCGATAATTCAACAAGTACGTTTTTACGGTCCGGCTTTTCTGTTCAGCCGACAGAAAGTCTTACACACTGGGCAACCGTTAGCGCAGTAATCTCACCGGATCGAAATCTTGTGGCCGTCAACGGTCCAATTGATTCAGTCTTTGTTATTTCCACCAAAACGTTGTCGCAAAGGAGTTTCGCGTTGCACTTATATGAATATCCTATGTTATTCTCGCCCGACTCGAAAAAATTACTACTTTCATCAGGCAGAATATTGGATATCACAGACGGATCATCGACAAACCTTCCTTCGCCGTTACCGCAGTACCCTATGTTAATTCGTTGGAATGAGACCGGCCTTTGGGAGCTCAGTTGCACGCAAGATACGTTGCCGACTTATTATCTCACGAATCTTCTTAACAATGAATCTACTGCAATTTTGCATGCTCCGCAGAACACTGGGTATAGCCAAATGTGTGCATGGTCATCCGACAACAAGAAAATTGCGATAATTCGGATGGCAACTCTGCTGAACACTGTCCCTGCAGTCATGAACTTATATGTTTACGATATGACCACTCAAACCGTCAAGTTCATCGTTGGTGTCAATGTACGTATACATAATTCAAATCTGGCTGGACTTAACTCGTTCTCATTTTCTCCGGATGGCAAAAAAATTGCATACTCCGTAGAAGGCAATATTTACTACCAGAATCTCTAAGCAACTTATTTTCGCCTCAAGGCCGCCTAACCAGCGGCTCAAGTGGCGCTTTACGCCATGCTGCCTTTGGCACTCACTGACGGATCCAGCTGTCGGCGAATGCACCGCGCGAAAAATCAAAGGAACTGAAATGAACAACCGCCACGTCCGCGCAACGAACCACATGGAACTAGCTGTACGTCGCCGCAGCTTAGCCCCGGTCCGTTAGCCCGCACAAGGAATCGTATATTATGACTCTGCTCAAACTAGCATTGGGCCTACTTCTCCTCACTGCTTCTTGCGTCGCTCAAACGATGGTTGGCCTGCAAGGAGGCATTAATTGGTCAAACTACGATATCAAGCCTACCCCCGGGAACGTCTACGGAACTGGATTAGGCCCCAATTTCGGCCTCCTCGTCCAATCCAAATTGCCCAATGAGCTTTATGTCATTGGAGGCCTGTCCTATGTCGAAAAGACTATCCCGTGGTTGGTTCATCTGTATCTTGAATCAAGCAGTCCGGACATCGAATTCCACTACGAGTTTACTCAGCTCTCGGTCTCTCTCAAAAAGGAATTTCCAATCTACGGTTTGGGACCCTACATCATGGTCGGCGGAACATGCGGATTTCTAAATTCCGCTTCGTATGTTGACGATCGATTCGGCGGGCCAGCATCTACCATCGGCTGGTCAAACGATGCTAGGAGAACTGACTTCGACCTTAACCTGGGTCTCGGACTATCCTACCGTCTCGATGACGCTGTGTCGATCTTTGCCGATGTTAAATATTCGTATGACCTTGTTAGCCTAAGCAAAGAGGGATCAGGAAATACATACATTAGAAGCACACAAGGCTCGTGCGGCATCTTAGTCGGACTCTAGCGTGCGGGCTAACCAGCGGCTCAAGCTGACGCAAATTGCCGTCTCACGGCGTTCCCTGAGCCACTACGTACACTTGTGGGCTGACCTCGTTAGAAAAAAACGCTTTTCCATTACTTGTTTTCACTATCCTGCTAATCGCACCAAAGCCCGATTCTGGAGGAGGGATACCTGGAATAATTATCTGCTGGAAGGTGCTACCGTTCCACTGATAAGATTCATATCGAGCGCTGCAGAACCAGACATCGTTTGGTGAAAAAATATTTATAACCAAAGCAACGCTCCCAAAACTGTGGAATGGAAGCCCCAACGACGATAAATTTGTGGCTGCAAAGTTGAGAGATTGACCTTTTGATTGAAGGAGAAAGGAATCGAATCCGCCAAGATACAACTGGAGAGAATCCGTGGCTGAGCACCTGTAAGCATTGATATCAGTCAAAACACTATAGTCTCCTGGCAGCGAAATCACGTTTTCAACGGTATCCTGATTATCAAATAGTTTAGACCATTTTATTCCGTCATATTTCCAGTATTGTTCATAATCCGATCCTGAAGCAAGAGATGAATATCCTGAAGCGTAGATTTCAGTTTTTGAAACGCCGTTAACATGATTGAAAGTGAAATTTGTCGGCGCCTTGGAATAAACCCACTGTGAGCTGTATCCATCCTTCGTATATACCATCCCACTGTCTCCAACGGCAATAAAGAAGCCATTTTTATCTGTCCAAACCGAGTACAGCACTCCTGGAGTTTGAAATTGATACCCGCTCCATTTTTTTGTCGAATTGTCAAACTCAGCTATTGCCGGTTTCTCACCAACGTACAGCAAATATCCAGCGGCAACCATATAACGGTTATCGCCTGTCACGTCATTTGGTATTGCGAAAACATCCGTGAATTGGATTGTATCTTTCCATTCGGTACCATTCCAATGCAATGCTATGTAACTTGTCTGACCAGGAACGGTGGGACCATGAAGATTTCCGACGACCCATGCATCGTTATCAGAAAACGCCCACACCCCACCTACTTCTGACGGCCACCAGGCAATCGTATCGGTTCGCCAAGTAAAATTTCGGTTACCAGGAGGAGAGTCGCAACTGGTTGGCGAAGGGGAATTGGTCGGTGGCTCTTTTCTGCAACTAACCGAGAGGAGAAACAGAGTAATAAATATGATTAAAGTAGATATCTTCATACGAAGGTCATGTTCCGAAGTGCCCCATCCGCCCCGTTAGAAGGTCGCGATAATGCTGATAAGTTTCAATACCGGGTATAAGATAGAAACAACCCGAAAGGAACTATCATGCAATTACAAACGGCGGTTGATTTTGTGGCAACAGCTGCAGCTCGCCTTGAAGAATCCGCCTACCCAAACGCAATCATCCTTCCAAACTTTCCCTGTTCGATTCAGCTTGACTATTACTCTTGCGGTGCGAAATCGGCCTACACCATCCCGAAATACTTCGGTAAACGCTGCACTCCTCTATCAGTCGAGCTCGAACTCCGCACCGCCTATGAAGGAACCTCTATCAGCGACATCAAAAGAGTGCTTAAGAGACACGGACTCAAGTATCGAAAGATCCGCGATCTGAGGAGAGCAATAGATGACGGACATCCTGCGCTTCTTTCTCTGTATGAACACTGGCATTATCCAGTCTGTTATGGACAATCGGACTCGCATTATTTTGTTATGAAACCATCGCTGGGAGATATGGGCAGCTTGTCGCGTGCAGTCAGAAAGAAGAAGCTTAAGCGGGTGTGGGATGGGTGGGGTTTGGAGGTCAAGTCTCACTGAAACTTCCAGACCCCGTGCCTCGTAATGCTTATGCATAGAATAAAAGGAGGTCTCTCATGAAGCATAACATTTCTATGTTCTCAGTTGTGCTGCTCACTGCCGTGGTATTTAGCCAGATTAACGCCCAAACAAAATGTATCTGGATTGTCAACTCACAAGATGGAACGCAAGTTCAAAAGATCGGACTTTCGCTCTCTCTCGTCAAGCTCCTGAGTAGCACTGGTGGAGATTTCGACGTCAACGGCGTAAAAATGTCCTATGAATCACTCCTGCATGTATATCGGGATGGCTCTACTAAACGAATAGAAGACAGTACCGGAAAAGGCGAGACAAAAATCTACGGTGGAAAGTTCGATCAGGAAATGAAAGAAAGCTCCGAAATGCAGGACCAGCTCATAGTTGAAAGCTCCGACAGCGGGTCGCAGCCCACAATATCCAAAGTGCCTGTGAAATCAGTTGGAGCCGTCGGCATTGTTCTGGCGATGATCGGGTCAAAAGATCTTGACCGTGACATCGACAGGATCGAATCGGCGCTTGAACAAGGCGGTGTGCTCTATATTCGGGATGAGCAAAAAGATTCTCGGTTGTGGATCTACGTGAATTGACAACAACCAGTGGTTGTTACGCCATCTGCACTTGTCCATTCTTCATTCGGTCCCTCTTCTCACGGTTTGATATAGCACCGTTTTATATGCTTTAAATGATTGCTGCGTCCGACCGCATAAACATTGAGTAGTTATCTGCCGTTCTTGAATATCGCCATTTTGATTTTTTTTGGCTATCTCCTTTTTGCGGACGGAAGGTCGCATTTTGTCATTTCGCAGGTTACCTATGGTGTATGACATGATGACAAAATAGTATTTTGTCACTTCGTCAATGACACAACTTTTGAAGAAATGATACGATGAATCTCTTAGGATTGTGGAAGATGACAAAACCCCCGGCTTCTCTGGCAATCGCTATGCGGAAAAAGAGAACTCCTCAGACATTTAGCAAAAAAGGATAGTACTGGTATTCGGCACTAATCGGTTTCTTTTTCTTCGAGTAAAATGAACGATGTTACGAAAAAGAATATTACATATAGAATGTTGCACTCCATACCATCATTTCGTAAATTGATCAACCTAATCTTGTTCTTTTGAGGTGGTTACCAAGCGGTTACCATTTGAGAGAAAAATAGGGAAAAATTTACTTATTGAGAGTTTGAAGTAATAGATAACCGTCGAAATTCACCAGAGTTCGCAACACTTAACCGGCGCCATCGTCTAACGGTTCAGGACGGAGCCCTCTCAAGGCTCAAATACGGGTTCGATTCCCGTTGGCGCTACTTGTTTCCCCGCTTCTCCCCTCATCAGCAAACGCAATGACCGCAGCTGCGCTTTGTCCTTCCTGATATCTCAAAGTGGTCATCGTTAACAAGCAGTTCAGGATCAGTTGCGGACTTTTCCATGAAGTCAAGGAAGCTCTTGCGGTTTGCTGTGCGGAACAGAGGGACGATTTTCGAGAAGAACGGGAGCTGTCGCTGGCGGCTGAGCTCGTAGCATTGACCGCCGGCCCCTTACACCGCCGCGGCATTTCGTGCAGTGACAGCGGCAATTTTCGCGCGCAGCAGTTTTCGCTCCGCCTCGGACCTCGTCATGCTCATGGCGGTCTCGAACGCGCGCAGCGCTTCTCCCCTTCGTTCAAGCTGCGCATAAATATCCCCGATCAGACTGTGATAGATGTAGTACGTCTCGATCTTCTTTTTGTCCCCGACGTTTGTCAGAATATTCAACGCCTCGCGTGCGCCCCAAACTTTCATCGCAGCTACCGCTTTGTTCATCTCCAGAACCGGGGACGGAGAGATCCGGCAGAGCGCCTCGTACAGCTCAAGGATCCTCGGCCAGTTCGTCGCTTCAAAACTCCCGGCGGTGGAATGCTCGAAGGCGATCGCCGCTTCAAGATGGTACCTGCTGAGCGAACCCCCGAACGCCGACTTGTTCATGTATTCGTTCCCGGCGACGATCAGGCCGAAATTCCACTTGCTCCGGTCCTGATCCTGCATCAAGATAATTTCCCCTTCCGGCGAGAGGCGGCTGTCGTTCCGCGATGATTGGAAGCACATCAACGCCATCAGCGCATAGGTCTCCGGCAGACTGGTGAGCGGGTTCTCCGTCAGCATTGCACAGAGGAGCATCGCTTCTTCCATCAGATCCTTCCGGATCAATTCTTCGGATTCGGTCGAATTATACCCTTCGTTGAAGAGGAGGTAGACTGCGTTCAGCACCTCTTCGGTCCGGGACCTCACTTCGTCCTGCGACGGGATCGCAAACTCAACCTTGTTGTTTCTGAAGAATTCCTTTGTTCGGTAGAGCCTCTTTGAAATCGTCTCTTCGGAGGTGAGGAATGCCCTAGCAATTTCACCGGTGCTGAACCCGCAGAGCACCTTCAGGATGAGCGTAACCTGGTTTTCTTCGGGAATGGAGGGATGACAACAGACGAACATCATTCTGAGCATGTCATCTTTGACGATCTCTTCATGCCCCGGTTCGTCCATCGTCTCGGGGATCGACAACGGCGGGCTGGGAAGATCGGATCCCTCGCCGGCGGCAAGTCTGATGGCATGCTTATTCCGTCTTAGGATGTCGACGGCTTTGTTCCTCGCGGCGCGGTAAAGCCAGGCGGACGGGTTGTCGGGAATTCCGTTCACCGGCCAGAGCTGCACCGCAAGAAGGAGGGCATCCTGCACCACGTCCTCGGCGATCTCGAGGTTCTCCGTTCCGAACGTTCTCGTCAATACTGAAACGATCTTGCCGGACTCGTGGCGAAAAAGGTGATCGACAAGCTTATCGACGTTATCGGGTTTCATCGGTACAAAATTGTTGTGCGGTTTGCCATCCGCACCCACATCTTGGACGGTTATCCTTAGTCATGGCTCGATTTTACATTCTGCACTTTGACTTCTATCTTCTTCCTTCTGTATTCTGACTTCTGTCTCCTGTATTCTATTCTCACTCCCCTCTACTTGTAGACAACGATCTCCCTCACCTCCACGCTGGCATCCTCATGGTCCATGATCGGGCATTGTTTTGCCATTTCGACAGCCTCGTCGAGGTCGCGCGCTTTGACGGTGCAGTAACTGCCGACAACCTCCTTCCCTTCCGCAAAGGGTCCGTCCTGCACCCGCTTATCTTTTGTTTTTATCACCTTAGCATTCGACGATAAGCGCAAACCGGGGGTAAGCCTCCCTTCCTTCATTAAGGCCGACGTCCACTCCTGCCATTTCATCGCCTCCTTCTGAAATTCTTCGGAAGACGCCTTCTTTTGGTTTGTCCCAAACCTGAAAAGAAACATAAACTCTTTCATTCCTCTCTTCTCCTTTCCTGAAATGTCAACTTTTAGATCATTTGATCGAGTGTTCTTATTTCCCGCTCCGGATGTCTCGTAATGGAGGGAATGAAATTCAGCTATTAATTAAGATGATCTTTCTCTCTGCAGGCCTGAAATACCACGATAACAGCGTCAGGACGAGGAGGAGGAGCGAGGGAAGAATTGTGCTCGCGGGATCCCCTGCGGCGAGATGTGAATACATCGCTCCGGTCATGGCAAAGAAAAAGCCGGCATAGGCCCATTCCTTCAACAGGGGAAACTTAGGAATAAGTACCGCGATAACGCCGAGAATTTTCCATGCACCGAGGAGGGGAAGAAGATAAAGAGGATAGCCGAGGTGAGAAATCATGTCCGATCCCCCTTGTCCCGCACTCATTTTGAACAACTGCCCTCCCCCGGTCGACACCATTCCCAACGCAAGCCAAAGTGTGCCGATCCAATAAATGATCTTATTTTTCTTTGTCATAAAATGCTCCTCTTTCCGTTTTGATCTTTTCTTTTTGCACCATTAATCGTCCATCCCCTTTCCATCGAGGATGTGCCCCGTATATTTTTCGATCCTCGACTCCCGGGTTTTGGATTGCTTGGGTTGAGAAAAATAATAGAGATATCCTCTTTGCCGTCCGGGCGTCAACGATTCAAAAGCTTTTTTTAAGGCCGGCATCGTATCCAGCTTAATTTGAAATTCTTCAGGAACTTTGTAGTCTGAAGTCTTCTTCAGAACAACTTTAACGCCGGCCTTTTCCACCTCGATCGCTTGATAAATATAAGCCTTCAGGATGGTTTTCATCCCGACGATTTCCCGGACGTTGGTGAACCGGATCTGGCGCGCCGACTGCACGTTCTCCGTTTGCTGGATCAGAATATGGTGAGTATCCTTCAGCAGGGCGCCTTTGAAAAAGAGGAAGGCGCAGTATTCCTTGAACCCATGGATCAACACTACGTTCTTATTCTGGAATGAATAGCACGGACACCCCCACTTCAATTCTTCGGTCAGGCCGCAGTCAAGTGCGATCGTCCTCATTTTTTCGTATTCTCCTCCCCACTTTT
Above is a genomic segment from Bacteroidota bacterium containing:
- a CDS encoding outer membrane beta-barrel protein, yielding MTLLKLALGLLLLTASCVAQTMVGLQGGINWSNYDIKPTPGNVYGTGLGPNFGLLVQSKLPNELYVIGGLSYVEKTIPWLVHLYLESSSPDIEFHYEFTQLSVSLKKEFPIYGLGPYIMVGGTCGFLNSASYVDDRFGGPASTIGWSNDARRTDFDLNLGLGLSYRLDDAVSIFADVKYSYDLVSLSKEGSGNTYIRSTQGSCGILVGL
- a CDS encoding cysteine peptidase family C39 domain-containing protein; this encodes MQLQTAVDFVATAAARLEESAYPNAIILPNFPCSIQLDYYSCGAKSAYTIPKYFGKRCTPLSVELELRTAYEGTSISDIKRVLKRHGLKYRKIRDLRRAIDDGHPALLSLYEHWHYPVCYGQSDSHYFVMKPSLGDMGSLSRAVRKKKLKRVWDGWGLEVKSH
- a CDS encoding sigma-70 family RNA polymerase sigma factor translates to MKPDNVDKLVDHLFRHESGKIVSVLTRTFGTENLEIAEDVVQDALLLAVQLWPVNGIPDNPSAWLYRAARNKAVDILRRNKHAIRLAAGEGSDLPSPPLSIPETMDEPGHEEIVKDDMLRMMFVCCHPSIPEENQVTLILKVLCGFSTGEIARAFLTSEETISKRLYRTKEFFRNNKVEFAIPSQDEVRSRTEEVLNAVYLLFNEGYNSTESEELIRKDLMEEAMLLCAMLTENPLTSLPETYALMALMCFQSSRNDSRLSPEGEIILMQDQDRSKWNFGLIVAGNEYMNKSAFGGSLSRYHLEAAIAFEHSTAGSFEATNWPRILELYEALCRISPSPVLEMNKAVAAMKVWGAREALNILTNVGDKKKIETYYIYHSLIGDIYAQLERRGEALRAFETAMSMTRSEAERKLLRAKIAAVTARNAAAV
- a CDS encoding YciI family protein; protein product: MKEFMFLFRFGTNQKKASSEEFQKEAMKWQEWTSALMKEGRLTPGLRLSSNAKVIKTKDKRVQDGPFAEGKEVVGSYCTVKARDLDEAVEMAKQCPIMDHEDASVEVREIVVYK
- a CDS encoding DoxX family protein; its protein translation is MTKKNKIIYWIGTLWLALGMVSTGGGQLFKMSAGQGGSDMISHLGYPLYLLPLLGAWKILGVIAVLIPKFPLLKEWAYAGFFFAMTGAMYSHLAAGDPASTILPSLLLLVLTLLSWYFRPAERKIILINS
- a CDS encoding YdeI family protein, which produces MNPKVDFFFHKTKKWGGEYEKMRTIALDCGLTEELKWGCPCYSFQNKNVVLIHGFKEYCAFLFFKGALLKDTHHILIQQTENVQSARQIRFTNVREIVGMKTILKAYIYQAIEVEKAGVKVVLKKTSDYKVPEEFQIKLDTMPALKKAFESLTPGRQRGYLYYFSQPKQSKTRESRIEKYTGHILDGKGMDD